The following proteins are encoded in a genomic region of Ptychodera flava strain L36383 chromosome 23 unlocalized genomic scaffold, AS_Pfla_20210202 Scaffold_24__1_contigs__length_23054250_pilon, whole genome shotgun sequence:
- the LOC139124955 gene encoding uncharacterized protein: protein MLLMSTPADSINRPEFYKSRKEHSIGGQKLVSSGPGHTQNRMEYSDSGPVSSPYMPEYTVRAEHTTQRQEHTLHRQDLSQDKSESTLHNLNHTSSRPNFEWEGEPEVLNEPSADNNRPQNSTDHQRNTADSERQTANRPEHSCSQTEVSAERTEDCDNGSEIDQENSAHAEPESILNRPEAVLNRPVGSLSREAVLNREDIQCELGCALDRPESILNRPETVLNRPKDVSDTSLNRPENVQSRPNANTSTPVSILNRGGAVLNRPEDIPTRPETVGGRQESILKRPEIVLNRPEQEVDSQESSAGLDRSQKEKLINHVFQMVYDLVKSISCEVFLKVVDSDSNALVYGTNDFLNNTLTRDSMHITRMYSSVWKQTSLLQS, encoded by the exons ATGCTTCTGATGAGTACGCCAGCAGACAGCATCAATAGACCAGAATTCTATAAAAGTAGAAAAGAGCACTCGATAGGAGGACAGAAACTAGTGAGCAGTGGACCAGGTCATACCCAGAACAGAATGGAATATTCTGACAGTGGGCCAGTGTCTTCACCATATATGCCAGAGTATACAGTTCGGGCAGAACATACCACTCAGAGACAGGAACACACCCTGCACAGACAGGACCTTTCACAGGATAAATCTGAATCTACGCTGCATAATCTTAACCATACAAGCAGCAGACCAAATTTTGAATGGGAGGGGGAGCCCGAGGTTTTGAACGAACCATCTGCAGACAATAACAGGCCGCAAAATTCAACTGATCACCAGAGAAACACAGCAGATAGTGAAAGGCAAACTGCAAATAGACCAGAACATTCATGTAGTCAGACTGAAGTTAGTGCAGAAAGAACAGAAGACTGTGACAATGGAAGTGAGATCGATCAAGAGAACTCTGCTCATGCAGAACCAGAATCAATCTTGAATAGACCAGAAGCTGTTCTGAATAGACCAGTAGGAAGCCTAAGTAGAGAAGCTGTCCTGAATAGAGAAGATATTCAGTGTGAATTGGGATGTGCTCTTGATAGACCAGAATCTATTCTTAATAGACCAGAAACTGTTCTGAATAGACCAAAAGATGTATCAGACACAAGTCTGAATAGACcagaaaatgttcaaagtaGACCAAATGCTAATACATCTACACCAGTATCTATCCTGAATAGAGGAGGAGCTGTTCTGAACAGACCAGAAGATATTCCGACCAGACCAGAAACTGTTGGTGGTAGACAAGAATCTATCCTGAAAAGACCAGAAATTGTCCTGAACAGACCAGAGCAAGAAGTGGATAGTCAAGAATCTTCAGCAGGACTGGACAGAAGTCAGAAAGAAAAACTGATTAATCATGTCTTCCAAATG GTATATGATTTGGTGAAATCAATCAGCTGTGAAGTGTTTCTAAAAGTGGTTGACTCTGACAGTAATGCCCTCGTGTACGGCACCAATGACTTCTTGAACAATACTTTGACAAGGGACTCCATGCACATCACAAGGATGTACTCATCGGTGTGGAAACAGACAAGTTTGCTTCAAAGCTGA